A window of Fictibacillus halophilus contains these coding sequences:
- a CDS encoding sensor histidine kinase, protein MSIKKRLIASNVAMIVIPIVLFLLLELIIATLIFSGINGTPVKKDSQWFMTLRFMGLLFILIVTNGILTYMVSKTILKPIRILTKAAEEISNGNLNHEIVSVNKDELGKLSETFESMRSQLKKAKEESELYENNRKEFVASISHDLKTPLTSIKGYINGVLDGIADNPEMKQMYLQTAYQKADDMDHLINELFLYSKLDLKQLPFQFELIQLENYFADYLEELKYDPSFKEVEFSFQSEPRDHYFVMADRLSLGRIIDNILQNSLKYSDKTEKKISISLQSKTDAVIVKFEDNGKGIAKESLPRIFESFYRIDSSRNKATGGSGLGLAIVKKIVEGHGGEIWAESEEGKGTSIYITLKKRKVGEGNAERINH, encoded by the coding sequence ATGTCTATTAAGAAACGTCTTATTGCTTCAAATGTTGCTATGATCGTTATTCCTATCGTATTATTTCTATTGCTTGAACTTATAATCGCAACCCTAATTTTTTCGGGGATAAATGGTACACCTGTTAAAAAGGACTCCCAATGGTTTATGACCCTAAGATTCATGGGACTTCTTTTCATTCTGATTGTTACGAACGGAATTCTTACCTATATGGTTTCAAAAACAATACTAAAGCCGATTCGTATTCTTACAAAAGCTGCAGAAGAAATAAGTAATGGGAATTTAAATCATGAGATTGTATCCGTGAATAAAGATGAGTTGGGAAAACTATCTGAAACGTTTGAGAGCATGAGGAGTCAGTTGAAAAAAGCAAAAGAGGAAAGTGAGCTGTACGAGAACAATCGAAAAGAATTTGTCGCGAGCATCTCACATGACTTGAAAACGCCGCTCACATCCATTAAAGGTTATATCAATGGGGTATTAGATGGTATTGCGGATAACCCAGAGATGAAACAAATGTATTTACAGACCGCTTATCAAAAAGCCGATGATATGGATCATCTGATCAATGAGCTTTTTCTGTATTCAAAGTTAGATTTGAAACAACTTCCATTCCAGTTTGAACTCATTCAATTGGAAAACTATTTTGCAGATTATCTGGAGGAACTTAAATACGACCCCTCCTTTAAAGAAGTAGAGTTCTCGTTTCAATCAGAGCCGAGGGACCACTATTTTGTCATGGCTGATCGCTTAAGTTTAGGTCGGATCATCGATAATATTTTACAAAACAGCTTGAAGTATAGTGACAAAACAGAGAAAAAGATTTCAATTTCTCTTCAGTCTAAAACAGATGCTGTCATTGTGAAATTTGAGGATAATGGAAAAGGGATAGCGAAAGAATCATTACCTCGAATTTTTGAAAGCTTTTACCGCATAGATTCATCTCGGAACAAAGCAACGGGTGGAAGTGGTTTAGGGCTGGCGATTGTGAAGAAAATCGTTGAGGGACATGGTGGAGAGATTTGGGCTGAAAGTGAAGAAGGAAAAGGTACTTCTATCTATATTACCTTAAAAAAGCGAAAAGTAGGGGAAGGAAATGCCGAACGTATTAATCATTGA
- a CDS encoding Gfo/Idh/MocA family protein, with amino-acid sequence MLKFGVIGTNWITESFIAAAKEVNGFSLSAVYSRTEETAKEFAEKNGAEHTFTDLEKMGTSDVIDAVYIASPNSFHAEYAITLMNHGKHVICEKPMASNAREVERMIAVAKENNVLLMEAMRSTVTPNFKSIQENLHKIGTVRRYFANSCQYSSRYDKYKEGTILNAFKPEFSNGSMMDIGIYCLYPMVVLFGEPEDIKANAYLLESGVDGEGSILLNYGDKEAVVMYSKITNSYVPSEIQGENGSILIDHIQDMTKIEIRYRDGRTENITVKQDKPKMYYEAKEFIELIERGELESKVNSHANSLAVMKIMDEARRQVGLVYPADLI; translated from the coding sequence ATCTTGAAATTTGGAGTTATTGGAACGAATTGGATTACAGAAAGCTTTATTGCTGCTGCTAAAGAGGTTAATGGTTTTTCATTGAGTGCAGTCTATTCGCGTACAGAAGAAACAGCGAAAGAATTTGCCGAAAAAAATGGTGCTGAACATACGTTTACAGATTTAGAAAAGATGGGCACAAGTGATGTGATTGATGCAGTTTATATTGCGAGCCCAAACTCTTTCCATGCAGAGTATGCTATCACACTCATGAACCATGGCAAGCATGTTATCTGTGAAAAACCTATGGCATCCAATGCACGGGAAGTTGAAAGAATGATTGCTGTCGCAAAAGAAAACAACGTGTTGCTTATGGAAGCTATGCGTTCAACTGTGACACCGAACTTTAAAAGCATTCAAGAGAACCTACATAAAATCGGTACGGTCCGTCGATATTTTGCGAACTCCTGTCAGTATTCCTCCCGCTACGATAAATATAAGGAAGGCACGATACTAAACGCATTCAAACCAGAATTTTCTAACGGCTCAATGATGGATATAGGCATCTACTGTTTGTACCCGATGGTCGTTCTTTTCGGAGAACCTGAAGATATTAAAGCAAACGCCTATTTACTTGAGTCTGGCGTCGATGGAGAAGGCAGCATCCTTTTAAACTACGGTGACAAAGAAGCAGTAGTCATGTATTCAAAGATCACTAATTCTTATGTACCATCTGAGATTCAAGGTGAAAATGGAAGTATCCTTATTGATCACATTCAGGACATGACCAAGATTGAAATTCGTTATCGTGATGGTCGTACGGAGAATATCACAGTTAAGCAAGATAAACCGAAGATGTATTACGAAGCAAAAGAATTTATCGAGTTGATTGAACGTGGTGAACTTGAATCTAAAGTAAACTCACATGCAAACTCACTCGCTGTAATGAAAATTATGGATGAGGCTAGAAGACAGGTTGGTTTGGTTTACCCGGCTGACCTTATATAG
- a CDS encoding response regulator transcription factor yields MPNVLIIEDELSIAKLEQDYLKFNGIDSDIAETGDEGLRMALKGSYDLILLDLMLPGVDGFELCSQLREKLEIPILMVTARKADIDKMRGFDRGADDYIVKPFNTNELVARVKAHISRYKRLTKLEAKPDVILIKGLEIHLNSRQVFVEGIEKKLAVKEFELLKFLAMNPNIVFRKEHLFDQIWGLESMGDTSTVTVHIRKIREKIEENPAKPEYIETVWGVGYRFKNSM; encoded by the coding sequence ATGCCGAACGTATTAATCATTGAAGACGAACTGAGCATCGCGAAGCTTGAGCAGGATTACCTGAAATTCAACGGAATTGATAGCGACATTGCTGAAACAGGTGATGAAGGATTACGAATGGCTCTTAAGGGCTCTTATGATCTAATCTTGCTTGATCTGATGCTACCAGGTGTTGATGGGTTCGAGCTTTGCAGCCAGTTACGTGAAAAGTTGGAGATTCCGATCTTAATGGTAACCGCAAGAAAAGCCGATATTGATAAAATGCGTGGCTTTGACCGTGGAGCAGATGATTATATCGTAAAGCCCTTTAACACCAATGAATTAGTTGCGAGGGTGAAGGCTCACATCTCCCGTTACAAGCGCCTTACCAAACTTGAAGCGAAACCGGACGTCATTCTCATAAAAGGTCTGGAAATCCATTTAAATTCCCGACAGGTTTTTGTGGAGGGGATTGAAAAGAAATTAGCCGTGAAAGAATTCGAACTGCTGAAATTTTTAGCGATGAATCCAAATATCGTCTTTCGTAAAGAGCACTTATTTGACCAAATATGGGGACTGGAATCGATGGGAGATACGTCGACTGTAACGGTTCACATAAGAAAGATAAGAGAAAAAATCGAAGAAAATCCAGCTAAGCCAGAATATATCGAGACGGTTTGGGGAGTCGGATACCGATTTAAAAATAGCATGTAG